In one Armatimonadota bacterium genomic region, the following are encoded:
- a CDS encoding dienelactone hydrolase family protein: MNTLVALLALSMFTVASAHVVAEPYEYKEGDSPMEGYIAYDDHALGKRPGVLIIHDWNSIDDYERNRAKQLAGMGYVALAGDIYGKGVRPTDTAGSMRESAKYRGDMPLFRKRLTAALDALKKHPKVDANKIVVIGYCFGGTAAVELARTGADIRGAVSFHGSPTLDAEGTKRIKAKVVISHGADDPLVPDSQLNAMLKEFKEAKVDYQFIAYSGAVHSFTNPFAGNNVASGNAYNATADRRSWEHLTSFLAEVFAG, translated from the coding sequence ATGAACACCTTAGTTGCGTTGCTCGCTCTGTCGATGTTTACCGTCGCCTCAGCGCACGTGGTGGCCGAGCCCTACGAGTATAAAGAAGGCGACAGCCCGATGGAGGGCTACATCGCCTACGACGATCACGCGCTTGGCAAACGCCCCGGCGTGCTGATCATTCACGATTGGAACTCGATCGACGATTACGAGCGCAATCGGGCCAAGCAGCTGGCCGGAATGGGCTATGTGGCGCTTGCGGGCGATATTTATGGCAAGGGCGTGCGCCCGACCGACACGGCCGGGTCGATGCGCGAGTCGGCCAAGTATCGAGGCGATATGCCGCTGTTTCGCAAGCGTTTGACGGCCGCGTTAGACGCTTTGAAGAAGCACCCGAAAGTGGATGCGAACAAGATCGTCGTGATCGGCTACTGTTTTGGCGGCACGGCGGCGGTCGAGCTGGCCAGGACGGGCGCGGATATTCGCGGGGCGGTCAGCTTTCACGGCAGCCCGACGCTGGACGCGGAAGGCACGAAACGGATTAAGGCTAAGGTTGTGATTTCGCACGGCGCGGACGATCCGTTGGTGCCGGACAGTCAATTGAACGCCATGCTCAAGGAGTTCAAAGAGGCGAAGGTCGATTACCAGTTTATCGCGTACAGCGGCGCGGTGCACAGTTTTACCAATCCGTTTGCCGGGAACAACGTTGCGAGCGGCAATGCGTACAATGCGACGGCTGATCGGCGATCCTGGGAGCATCTGACCTCATTCTTGGCCGAGGTTTTCGCTGGTTAA
- a CDS encoding metal-dependent hydrolase, whose translation MSAQIKYLGHSTFLVQSPDGKKILFEPWVHNNPACQDKTLPNLDLILISHGHSDHMWDAAKIASETGQPPTLCIVEIADYLEDSLPSVVGMNKGGAYLHGSLKATFVNAHHSSSLVEETPSGYVNRVGGDPGAWVLKMDGGPTIYHAGDTCAFGDMKIIMDLHKPDVAILPIGDHYTMGPEEAAYAANMMGVPKVIPCHFATFPILRGRPEEMAPHLKQGIELIALQPGESTSI comes from the coding sequence ATGAGCGCGCAGATCAAATACCTCGGTCATTCCACCTTTCTCGTACAATCGCCCGACGGCAAAAAGATCCTATTCGAACCCTGGGTGCACAATAACCCTGCCTGCCAAGACAAGACCCTGCCTAACCTCGACCTAATCCTCATCTCTCACGGCCACAGCGACCATATGTGGGACGCGGCGAAAATCGCAAGCGAAACAGGACAGCCCCCAACGCTCTGCATCGTCGAAATCGCCGACTATCTCGAAGATTCGCTTCCCTCGGTCGTCGGAATGAACAAGGGCGGCGCCTATCTTCACGGCTCGCTTAAGGCAACGTTCGTCAATGCCCACCACAGCAGCAGCCTGGTCGAAGAAACCCCGTCCGGTTACGTCAATCGCGTCGGCGGCGATCCAGGCGCCTGGGTGCTCAAAATGGACGGCGGCCCAACTATCTACCACGCGGGCGACACCTGCGCCTTCGGCGATATGAAGATCATCATGGACCTGCACAAGCCGGACGTCGCCATTCTCCCAATTGGCGACCACTACACCATGGGGCCCGAAGAAGCCGCCTACGCCGCCAACATGATGGGCGTCCCCAAAGTCATCCCCTGCCACTTTGCGACGTTCCCGATCCTAAGAGGGCGCCCCGAAGAGATGGCGCCGCACTTGAAACAAGGAATCGAACTTATCGCGCTACAGCCCGGCGAATCGACCTCGATCTGA
- a CDS encoding VanZ family protein, with translation MRAIAWSLPALAWIGLIAWFSTKSWGGDETGELVEQILRVVWPSLLERLSASQLETINFLVRKVAHFVEYAVLASLIVLAVVRGFGRSIGKALIVGFLLAVVVATADEIHQALVPNRTGNPLDIVLDATGAAFACVLIRSRSIRRAVAR, from the coding sequence ATGCGCGCGATTGCCTGGTCGTTGCCCGCGCTGGCGTGGATCGGGCTGATCGCTTGGTTTTCGACCAAAAGTTGGGGCGGGGATGAGACCGGCGAGTTGGTGGAGCAGATTCTGCGGGTCGTATGGCCGTCGTTGTTGGAGCGTCTGTCGGCTTCGCAGTTAGAGACCATCAATTTCCTTGTTCGTAAAGTTGCTCACTTTGTCGAGTACGCTGTGCTGGCTTCGCTGATTGTGCTTGCAGTCGTGCGCGGGTTCGGTCGGTCGATTGGGAAGGCGCTGATTGTCGGATTTTTGCTTGCAGTCGTCGTGGCGACGGCAGACGAGATTCATCAGGCGCTAGTGCCCAATCGGACCGGCAATCCACTGGACATCGTTTTGGACGCGACCGGCGCGGCTTTTGCCTGCGTGCTGATCAGATCGAGGTCGATTCGCCGGGCTGTAGCGCGATAA
- the bcp gene encoding thioredoxin-dependent thiol peroxidase — MEGNQVPDIALSDQHGNTVKLSDYRGKKVVLYFYPKDDTPGCTVEACGFRDSLEAYAELDAVVIGVSADSVKSHTKFDSKFGLGFPLLADENHELAEAFGAWQEKNNYGKKYWGVARMTFLIDEEGIVRRVWPRVKPDGHAEEVIRAIKEL, encoded by the coding sequence ATGGAAGGCAATCAGGTTCCTGACATCGCGTTGAGCGATCAGCATGGAAACACGGTCAAATTGAGCGATTATCGGGGCAAGAAGGTGGTTTTGTATTTTTATCCAAAGGACGATACGCCTGGATGTACGGTTGAGGCTTGCGGATTTCGGGATAGTTTGGAGGCGTATGCCGAGTTGGACGCTGTGGTGATTGGCGTCAGCGCCGATTCTGTCAAGTCTCATACAAAGTTCGATTCGAAGTTTGGGCTGGGCTTTCCGTTGTTGGCGGACGAGAATCATGAGTTGGCGGAGGCCTTCGGCGCCTGGCAAGAGAAGAACAACTATGGGAAGAAGTATTGGGGCGTGGCACGAATGACGTTTTTGATCGACGAAGAGGGCATTGTGCGCCGAGTATGGCCAAGAGTGAAGCCGGACGGGCACGCCGAAGAGGTCATCCGGGCGATTAAGGAGTTGTAA
- the lysA gene encoding diaminopimelate decarboxylase: MPFVIDEKGQVCVAGISIDELADEFGTPLYVLDEQAIRDQCRSYRREFESRWPRVGVHYAAKALLTIAVAQIIEEEGLDIDCASGGELFVALRADFPASRIHFHGSNKSMEELRFAVESGIGSIIVDNFLELERLEAMGVEVEILLRMAPGVDPTTHPSVRTGQSDTKFGFQLADAGGAIRRAKKLNLAGFHCHIGSQIARLEEFREAVRLMAEFVALAEEKYKFRSSKFNIGGGLGIRYLPSDDLPTIAEYAEVVTSELRGVVSDSIELQVEPGRSIVGESGYIVYTVGAIKEIPGVRTYLSVDGGVSDNPRPQLYGSRYTYLAASKASQAATHRYRLVGKHCENDLLEDAIELPAMETGDRLVALSAGAYTYSMSSNYNCYPRPAMALVDRGKARLIVERETHEQLIINQKPLR; the protein is encoded by the coding sequence ATGCCCTTTGTAATCGACGAAAAAGGCCAAGTTTGCGTCGCCGGAATCTCAATCGACGAGTTGGCCGATGAATTTGGCACTCCCCTCTATGTTTTAGACGAACAGGCGATTCGCGATCAATGCCGGTCGTATCGGCGCGAGTTCGAATCTCGGTGGCCAAGGGTCGGGGTTCATTATGCGGCTAAGGCACTGTTGACGATCGCGGTCGCTCAGATCATAGAGGAAGAGGGTTTGGACATTGACTGCGCTTCGGGCGGGGAACTATTCGTCGCATTGAGGGCTGACTTTCCCGCCTCTCGAATCCACTTCCATGGAAGCAACAAAAGTATGGAAGAGTTGCGGTTCGCCGTGGAATCGGGAATTGGGTCGATCATTGTAGACAACTTTCTGGAGTTGGAGCGATTGGAGGCTATGGGCGTCGAGGTAGAAATCTTGTTGAGGATGGCGCCCGGGGTCGATCCGACGACCCATCCTTCTGTTCGAACAGGTCAATCGGATACAAAGTTTGGGTTTCAGCTTGCAGATGCGGGCGGGGCGATCCGGCGGGCGAAGAAGCTGAATCTGGCCGGGTTTCATTGTCATATCGGATCGCAGATCGCACGCTTGGAAGAGTTTCGAGAGGCCGTCCGACTGATGGCCGAATTTGTGGCTCTTGCCGAAGAAAAGTATAAGTTTAGATCCTCGAAGTTTAATATTGGAGGGGGGTTGGGTATCCGGTATTTGCCGTCGGACGACTTGCCGACCATTGCCGAGTATGCCGAAGTTGTAACTTCCGAACTGAGGGGCGTCGTCAGCGATTCGATCGAGCTTCAGGTCGAACCTGGACGGTCGATCGTTGGGGAGTCGGGCTACATTGTCTATACAGTAGGCGCGATTAAGGAGATCCCGGGCGTTCGCACTTACTTGAGCGTCGACGGGGGCGTGTCGGACAATCCGCGGCCTCAGCTTTATGGCTCTCGGTATACTTATTTGGCCGCATCGAAGGCCAGTCAGGCGGCGACTCATCGCTATCGGCTGGTCGGCAAGCATTGCGAGAACGACCTGTTGGAAGATGCGATTGAGTTGCCCGCAATGGAGACCGGCGACCGATTGGTAGCCTTGTCGGCTGGGGCTTATACCTATTCGATGAGCAGCAACTATAACTGCTACCCGCGCCCGGCGATGGCGCTGGTCGATCGGGGCAAGGCTCGGCTCATTGTCGAGCGCGAGACGCACGAGCAATTGATCATCAATCAAAAGCCATTGAGGTAG
- a CDS encoding NAD(P)-dependent oxidoreductase — protein sequence MIPIGFIGLGIMGRPMAGHLVKAGFPVRVFNRSIGPVERLVSQGAMAADSVEDCARQAEILFTCLPEDETVLAVWRTALPHLSLESIGIDCSTVSPDTARAIATEAGKIAFLDAPITGGQWGAEAGTLTFMVGGDRLAFERARPAFEAMGRKIIHTGESGSGQMTKLTNQIAVATGILAVCEALTFASAAGLDLDTTIEALSSGAAGSWAMENLGTRIAKRDFNPGFMVKLLQKDLRLVMRQADRLGVALPGVAGVRELFKMLETEEGERLGIQALALVIEKLSRQR from the coding sequence ATGATCCCTATCGGCTTCATTGGTCTTGGCATTATGGGGCGCCCGATGGCGGGCCACTTGGTCAAGGCTGGTTTTCCCGTTCGCGTTTTCAATCGCAGCATTGGCCCGGTCGAGCGATTGGTCTCGCAAGGCGCGATGGCGGCAGATTCTGTGGAAGATTGCGCGCGCCAGGCGGAGATTCTATTCACCTGTTTGCCCGAAGATGAAACAGTTTTGGCCGTTTGGCGGACAGCGCTGCCCCACTTGAGTCTGGAATCAATCGGGATCGATTGCAGCACCGTATCTCCCGATACGGCGCGAGCAATTGCCACGGAGGCAGGGAAGATCGCGTTTTTGGACGCGCCGATCACCGGCGGGCAGTGGGGCGCGGAGGCCGGGACGCTGACATTCATGGTGGGCGGCGATCGGTTGGCGTTCGAGCGCGCGAGGCCTGCGTTCGAGGCGATGGGTCGCAAGATCATCCACACGGGCGAATCGGGATCGGGCCAGATGACGAAGTTGACCAATCAGATTGCGGTGGCGACGGGCATCTTGGCCGTGTGCGAGGCATTGACTTTTGCTTCTGCGGCCGGGCTGGACTTGGATACGACGATCGAGGCGCTCTCTTCGGGCGCGGCTGGGTCGTGGGCGATGGAGAACTTGGGGACGCGGATTGCAAAGCGGGACTTTAACCCGGGCTTTATGGTCAAACTGCTTCAGAAGGACTTGAGGCTGGTGATGAGGCAGGCGGATCGGTTGGGCGTTGCGTTGCCGGGCGTTGCAGGTGTGCGCGAACTGTTCAAGATGCTTGAGACTGAAGAAGGGGAGCGGCTTGGGATTCAGGCGCTGGCGCTCGTGATCGAGAAACTGAGCCGGCAACGTTAA
- a CDS encoding carboxypeptidase regulatory-like domain-containing protein: protein MKRIGFAVIGAWAILGVAQDSSLTVTGQVNLPDGSPAKEAVVFLQGATKAKPMRNAVIDQRDKRFAPRVLVVTTGTTVEFPNNDTVFHNVFAYYNAKKFDLGMYAKGKTKSQTFDKPGVVALLCNVHSGMSAYIYIVDTPYFAVTDSKGRYEIKGVPAGQYNLIAWHEAGHTSERKVTLHKDGDLTYPIRLKK, encoded by the coding sequence ATGAAAAGAATTGGCTTCGCCGTGATCGGCGCATGGGCGATATTGGGCGTAGCGCAAGATTCAAGCCTGACTGTAACGGGACAGGTCAACCTCCCAGACGGATCTCCGGCCAAAGAAGCTGTCGTCTTCTTGCAAGGCGCAACCAAGGCAAAACCAATGCGCAATGCCGTGATCGACCAGCGGGACAAGCGCTTCGCGCCCCGCGTCCTGGTCGTTACCACCGGCACAACGGTCGAGTTTCCGAACAACGACACGGTCTTTCACAACGTCTTTGCCTACTATAACGCTAAGAAGTTCGACCTCGGCATGTATGCCAAAGGCAAAACAAAGTCTCAAACCTTCGACAAGCCCGGCGTGGTCGCATTGCTCTGCAACGTCCATTCCGGCATGAGCGCATACATCTACATCGTCGATACGCCCTACTTTGCCGTTACCGATTCCAAAGGCCGTTACGAAATCAAGGGCGTGCCTGCCGGCCAATACAATCTCATCGCCTGGCACGAAGCAGGGCACACCTCCGAGCGTAAGGTAACGCTCCACAAGGACGGCGACCTGACCTACCCAATAAGACTTAAAAAATAA
- a CDS encoding diguanylate cyclase, with translation MRNLPIRTRIWALSAGGALLFTLTLVVCLWFVANVESSRMLRHDAKAARTMFSSILQERMERLSAQSQLLGSWPAFKALIQTQDRATMSDVLQEYQVKMQAESMVAFDRDGKEIGRTGSVASVNIKPKSNTETTATIETVAGASAVVVVAPILIHGYHWGSLVVLDEIDDRLLQNLSAAIGAEVSIVSNGKTLASSISGIESAPTQPDRPTEITIGGQVYLGLYSSAESIGNNSNVGLVTLRKKHEAMAPFARIRIALIALFVVALIASIAAGALLAKSVTSPLREVVSAAETLSKGQWPDALRTTANDEIAILKRSFNDMAVALKQGQDKLIAMLDIDPLTDVLNHRSFQERLRQEITRSQATQSPLSLVLFDIDALRKLNEEKGMTHGDELLKKTACTLQMLLPEVAIIGRHGGDEFALLLPTYDLERSEQVAQSLLDKLNLAFGGSARFHVGCASIDETPAGPTQLTLAAEMASQMSKSMGGKKVARFEAIDGFGPNADPYHLQEFLRDGSLATIQALAAAVDAKDPYTEGHSRRVAELSARLAQFVGLPQSEVELIRITGTLHDVGKIGIPDSILKKDGPMDPDERALMETHPVLGEIIVGKVPQLATTLPGVRHHHETWNGKGYPDGLTGEDIPLMARILALSDSFDAMTSDRPYRKGMGIEKALGIIENELGEQFDPFLGARFLEMMGADAAEKAA, from the coding sequence ATGCGCAATCTCCCGATCCGAACCAGAATCTGGGCGCTCTCGGCGGGCGGCGCCCTGCTCTTTACCCTGACATTGGTCGTTTGCCTCTGGTTCGTCGCCAACGTCGAGAGTTCGCGAATGCTTCGCCACGACGCGAAAGCAGCACGAACAATGTTCTCCTCGATCCTACAGGAGCGAATGGAGCGTCTCTCCGCACAAAGCCAACTTCTGGGCAGTTGGCCGGCCTTTAAGGCGCTGATCCAAACGCAAGACCGCGCAACCATGTCCGACGTGCTACAGGAGTACCAAGTCAAGATGCAGGCCGAAAGCATGGTTGCCTTTGACCGCGACGGTAAGGAGATAGGCCGCACGGGCTCGGTCGCATCCGTCAATATCAAACCCAAATCCAATACCGAAACGACCGCCACCATCGAAACGGTCGCCGGAGCCTCGGCCGTCGTGGTCGTCGCGCCCATTCTCATTCATGGCTATCACTGGGGCTCGCTCGTCGTATTGGACGAAATCGACGATCGCCTCTTACAAAACCTAAGCGCCGCCATCGGCGCCGAGGTCTCCATCGTTAGCAACGGCAAGACGCTCGCCTCGTCCATCTCGGGCATCGAATCGGCCCCGACCCAGCCAGATCGGCCGACCGAAATCACAATCGGCGGCCAGGTTTACCTCGGCCTCTATTCATCCGCCGAAAGCATTGGCAACAACTCGAACGTCGGGCTCGTAACTTTACGAAAGAAACACGAGGCGATGGCGCCCTTCGCACGCATTCGCATCGCTCTTATCGCCCTTTTTGTCGTCGCGCTGATCGCCTCGATAGCCGCCGGCGCCCTTCTCGCCAAAAGCGTTACGAGCCCGCTCCGAGAAGTCGTGAGCGCCGCGGAAACACTGAGCAAAGGCCAATGGCCCGATGCCCTTCGCACCACGGCCAACGATGAGATCGCTATCCTTAAGCGCTCCTTTAACGACATGGCTGTCGCGCTAAAACAGGGGCAAGACAAGCTTATCGCCATGCTCGACATCGATCCGCTGACCGATGTGCTCAATCATCGTTCCTTCCAAGAGCGACTGCGACAGGAAATCACGCGAAGCCAGGCAACCCAATCGCCCCTCTCGCTCGTGCTTTTCGACATCGACGCGCTGCGCAAACTGAACGAAGAGAAGGGAATGACCCACGGCGACGAACTCCTCAAAAAGACCGCCTGCACGCTTCAAATGCTCCTGCCAGAAGTGGCCATTATCGGACGCCACGGCGGAGACGAGTTCGCATTGCTCCTTCCGACCTACGACCTGGAGCGATCGGAACAGGTCGCCCAATCCTTGCTGGACAAACTCAACCTGGCATTCGGCGGTTCTGCGCGCTTTCACGTTGGCTGCGCCTCCATCGATGAGACGCCGGCAGGCCCGACGCAATTAACCCTGGCGGCAGAAATGGCCTCCCAAATGTCAAAAAGCATGGGAGGCAAAAAAGTCGCCCGCTTCGAAGCCATTGACGGATTCGGCCCGAACGCCGATCCATACCATCTTCAAGAGTTTCTGCGAGATGGCAGCCTGGCCACCATCCAAGCCCTAGCCGCCGCAGTCGATGCCAAAGACCCCTATACAGAGGGACATTCGCGCCGAGTGGCCGAACTCAGCGCCCGGCTTGCACAGTTCGTCGGCCTCCCACAAAGCGAGGTCGAATTGATCCGAATTACCGGCACGCTGCACGACGTGGGCAAGATCGGTATACCCGACTCCATCCTTAAAAAGGACGGCCCCATGGATCCCGACGAACGCGCCCTGATGGAAACCCACCCCGTCCTCGGCGAAATCATCGTCGGCAAGGTGCCCCAACTCGCCACTACGCTTCCCGGTGTACGACACCACCACGAAACTTGGAACGGCAAAGGCTATCCCGACGGATTGACTGGCGAAGACATTCCTCTCATGGCCCGAATCCTCGCCCTCTCCGATAGCTTCGACGCCATGACTTCAGACCGTCCTTATCGCAAAGGGATGGGTATCGAAAAGGCCCTCGGCATCATTGAGAACGAACTCGGAGAGCAGTTCGATCCTTTCTTAGGCGCTCGCTTCTTAGAGATGATGGGCGCCGATGCCGCCGAAAAAGCCGCATAG
- a CDS encoding DUF1553 domain-containing protein yields MRPHLWFLLSLAPVGIAIAVVGSQPAPRRVNFAADVLPVLRRACFECHGATQQWGGLRLDNEAGALRGGITGPAIVKRNAANSNIVKRIRGSGQKRMPPIGYDNLTPREMNLIERWIDQGAEWNEPEKLNFENEILPIFQGFCLECHGSEKQGGQLRLDNSKDFYKGGQSKAPVAPGRPEHSVLMDRILGKNGEERMPFGRPPLRDDQIAKIKRWIEEGAHWPQELDDKKHWAYIPPVRPELPKVGNPKWPKNEIDYFVLARLDKEKLKPSPEADKTTLIRRLSLDLTGLPPSPEEVDRFLADNSPNAYEKLADRLLASPHYGERMAQKWLDLARYADTNGYEKDLRREIWPYRDWVIQAFNQDMPYDRFTMAQLAGDLMPEATDEDRIATGFSRNTMFNEEGGVDADEARWLRLLDRVNTTGTVWMGATIECAQCHNHKYDPFSQREYYQLVAFFEPSEEIALDLTDAEKKKQREALQKELEPLDEQAKKGEPMSKELADKIRKQISALQGPTTLILKENGAQPQTYFRHKGSFLLKGDLLPAGTPAALNPWPTSVPTNRLGLAQWLTDPKNPLTARVLVNRLWEMCFGTGIVETSENFGLQGEPPSHPELLDWLATEAIAQKWSIKKMLKTIVMSATYRQSSKASKELIARDPNNRLIARGARFRLDAELLRDNALAASGLLSRKIGGPSVFPYQPDGIWDIPYNGDQWKQSEGEDRYRRGLYTFWRRTSPYPAMVAFDATSREYCTVRRARTNTPLQALVTLNDPAYFEAAIALAKRAIADSPTDPITRAFRLCTARKPKASELKPLKELYNKSLSNFNKNVDLARNLCGEGASAELAAMTMVANVILNLDETLTKE; encoded by the coding sequence ATGCGGCCGCATCTTTGGTTCTTGCTTAGTCTTGCACCGGTCGGGATCGCCATTGCGGTGGTCGGCTCTCAACCGGCGCCGCGCCGCGTCAACTTCGCTGCCGATGTGCTGCCCGTCCTCCGACGCGCCTGCTTCGAATGCCATGGCGCAACCCAACAATGGGGCGGCCTTAGGCTCGACAACGAGGCCGGCGCGCTGAGAGGCGGCATCACCGGGCCGGCCATCGTCAAAAGGAACGCCGCCAATAGCAACATCGTCAAACGCATCCGAGGCTCTGGCCAAAAACGCATGCCGCCGATCGGCTACGACAATCTGACGCCCCGCGAGATGAACCTGATCGAACGCTGGATCGATCAAGGCGCAGAGTGGAACGAACCGGAAAAGTTAAACTTTGAAAACGAAATCCTACCCATATTCCAAGGTTTCTGTCTAGAGTGCCATGGCTCCGAAAAACAAGGCGGACAACTCCGCTTGGACAACTCCAAGGACTTCTACAAAGGCGGACAGTCGAAAGCCCCGGTCGCGCCGGGCCGTCCCGAACACAGCGTCTTGATGGATCGCATCCTGGGTAAGAACGGCGAAGAGCGCATGCCCTTTGGCCGACCACCCTTGCGCGACGACCAGATCGCCAAAATTAAACGCTGGATCGAAGAAGGCGCTCATTGGCCTCAAGAACTGGACGACAAAAAACATTGGGCCTACATCCCGCCCGTCCGTCCAGAACTGCCCAAAGTCGGCAACCCAAAGTGGCCAAAGAACGAAATCGACTACTTCGTGCTCGCCCGCCTGGACAAAGAGAAACTCAAACCTTCTCCCGAAGCCGACAAAACGACGCTCATCCGACGCCTCTCCCTAGACCTGACGGGACTGCCTCCCTCGCCAGAAGAAGTCGACCGGTTTCTCGCCGACAACTCCCCAAACGCCTACGAAAAACTGGCAGACCGACTGCTCGCATCGCCTCACTATGGCGAGCGAATGGCGCAAAAGTGGCTCGATCTGGCCCGGTACGCCGATACCAATGGGTACGAAAAGGATCTGCGCCGCGAAATTTGGCCTTACCGCGACTGGGTAATTCAAGCCTTCAACCAGGACATGCCCTACGACCGCTTCACCATGGCCCAATTGGCAGGAGACCTGATGCCCGAAGCCACGGACGAAGATCGAATCGCAACCGGCTTCTCGCGCAACACCATGTTCAACGAAGAAGGCGGCGTCGATGCCGACGAAGCCCGCTGGCTCCGACTGCTCGATCGCGTCAACACCACAGGCACCGTCTGGATGGGCGCGACCATCGAATGCGCGCAGTGCCACAACCACAAGTACGACCCCTTTAGCCAGCGCGAGTACTACCAACTGGTCGCTTTTTTCGAACCCAGCGAAGAGATCGCGCTAGATTTGACCGACGCCGAAAAGAAAAAGCAGCGCGAAGCCCTTCAGAAGGAACTGGAACCCCTGGACGAGCAGGCCAAAAAAGGCGAACCCATGTCCAAAGAGCTGGCCGACAAGATTCGCAAGCAGATCTCTGCGCTCCAAGGCCCCACCACCCTGATCCTTAAAGAAAACGGCGCCCAACCGCAAACTTACTTCAGACATAAAGGCTCTTTTCTTCTAAAGGGCGATCTGCTCCCTGCCGGAACCCCCGCAGCCCTCAACCCTTGGCCGACCAGCGTTCCAACCAACCGCCTCGGCCTGGCACAGTGGCTCACCGATCCCAAGAATCCGCTGACCGCCCGCGTCCTCGTCAATAGATTGTGGGAGATGTGCTTCGGCACGGGCATTGTCGAAACCAGCGAGAACTTCGGTTTGCAGGGAGAACCGCCCTCCCATCCCGAACTCCTCGATTGGCTCGCGACCGAAGCCATTGCGCAAAAGTGGAGCATAAAGAAAATGCTGAAGACGATTGTCATGTCTGCAACCTATCGACAATCCTCCAAAGCGTCCAAAGAGCTCATCGCCCGCGACCCGAACAACAGATTGATCGCCCGAGGCGCCCGTTTCCGACTCGATGCCGAACTCTTGCGAGACAACGCGCTCGCCGCGTCCGGCCTGCTGTCGCGCAAAATCGGCGGACCGAGCGTCTTTCCCTACCAGCCCGACGGCATCTGGGACATCCCCTACAACGGCGACCAGTGGAAGCAAAGCGAAGGCGAAGATCGATATCGCCGGGGTCTTTATACATTCTGGCGGCGCACATCGCCCTATCCCGCAATGGTCGCTTTCGACGCCACCAGCCGCGAATATTGCACCGTCCGACGCGCCCGCACCAATACGCCGCTCCAAGCCCTCGTTACCCTCAACGACCCGGCCTACTTCGAAGCCGCCATCGCCCTCGCCAAACGCGCGATCGCCGACAGCCCGACAGACCCGATAACGCGCGCCTTCCGCCTTTGCACAGCCCGAAAACCCAAGGCGTCCGAGCTCAAACCGCTCAAAGAATTGTACAACAAAAGCCTTTCAAACTTTAACAAAAACGTCGATTTAGCCCGTAACTTGTGCGGCGAGGGCGCCAGCGCAGAATTGGCCGCCATGACCATGGTCGCTAACGTCATCCTCAACCTCGACGAGACCCTCACCAAGGAATGA